From a single Stomoxys calcitrans chromosome 4, idStoCalc2.1, whole genome shotgun sequence genomic region:
- the LOC131997089 gene encoding basic proline-rich protein-like, whose translation MDTNKQAKASRAEIQSMAKTNISNMPRNINNTNYENLSVEIFDKIDSKEKNGRTFSFITDFVSQTLDSITPRCVYPCTREAYERDRCCETVILEQPNVCCGPQQPPLRPPMRPPMGPPMGPPMGPPVGPPIRPPQPYYPPPPRPPIPPPLPPPPPPPPPPPPPPPPPPPPPPQLPVQPPQGNCCPQQYPQPYPPQQPYPQPYPPYRPPYPQQPSPYPPYRPPFPQQPYPTRRPPPPPPAPPRPQPPPPPPPPRPQPPPMGPPQRPPILVPPAPTATYPLVQCCVNCKPFGLFGPPPCIRYTTARMGYGRITLYIG comes from the coding sequence ATGGATACAAATAAACAGGCTAAAGCATCTCGGGCCGAAATACAATCTATggctaagacgaatatttccaatATGCCTAGAAACATTAACAACACAAATTATGAAAACTTATCTGTGGAAATCTTTGATAAAATAGACAGCAAGGAAAAAAATGGTCGTACATTTAGTTTTATCACAGATTTTGTATCACAGACTTTGGATAGCATTACGCCTCGATGTGTGTACCCTTGCACCCGAGAAGCATATGAAAGAGATCGCTGCTGTGAGACTGTAATTCTAGAGCAGCCAAATGTATGTTGCGGGCCGCAGCAACCGCCATTGAGACCACCAATGAGACCACCAATGGGACCACCAATGGGACCACCAATGGGACCGCCAGTGGGACCACCGATAAGACCTCCACAGCCTTACTATCCACCACCGCCAAGGCCGCCAATACCTCCACCGCTGCCACCACCACCTCCTCCACCGCCAcctccaccaccacctccacctccaccaccgccaccaccaccccAACTTCCAGTGCAGCCGCCGCAAGGAAACTGTTGTCCACAACAATACCCACAACCATATCCTCCACAACAACCATATCCTCAACCCTACCCTCCTTATCGTCCACCATATCCCCAACAACCTTCTCCCTACCCTCCATATCGCCCTCCTTTTCCACAGCAACCATATCCAACTAGAAGACCTCCTCCACCACCGCCAGCTCCCCCGAGGCcacaaccaccaccaccgccacctCCCCCCAGGCCACAACCACCACCAATGGGCCCACCGCAGAGGCCTCCCATTTTAGTACCTCCGGCGCCAACTGCAACGTACCCTCTCGTGCAATGTTGCGTCAACTGCAAACCTTTTGGCCTTTTTGGTCCACCGCCCTGCATTCGTTATACCACAGCTAGAATGGGATATGGGCGAATTACTTTGTATATAGGATGA